In a genomic window of Lathamus discolor isolate bLatDis1 chromosome 4, bLatDis1.hap1, whole genome shotgun sequence:
- the LOC136013853 gene encoding phosphatidylinositol 3,4,5-trisphosphate 3-phosphatase TPTE2-like isoform X2, with the protein MAPSETSRATTGKMTVVSSPAAEEPTVKIDDGHDEDNGPDSCSNALRRKISPFVMSFGFRVFGVVLIIVDIIVVILDLAIGEKGVREILEGVSLAIALFFLIDVLLRVFVEGFRNYFRSKLNILDAFIVVGTLLINMTYSFSSLAAADQIPRMVALFRVLRIVILIRIFRLASQKKQLEVVTRRMVSENKRRYMKDGFDLDLTYVTDRIIAMSFPSSGKQSFYRNPIEEVARFLDTKHADHYKVYNLCSEKGYDPKYFHYRVERIFIDDHNVPALQDMLKFTASVREWMSRDEKNIIAIHCKGGKGRTGTMVCTWLIDSDQFESAKESLDYFGERRTDRSTSTKFQGVETPSQSRYVGYYEILKNKYNLKLPPERQLKIKNLKIHSIHGVGKGNGTDMKVQVIVRKQVVLECVCASQGNCKLFFDAESDSVVIGLEDSPVISGDVKVRFESRSDLPKGYDDCPFFFWFNTSFIENNRLYLPRNELDNPHKSKTWKVYTETFAVEVNFIEP; encoded by the exons ATGGCTCCTAGTGAG ACCAGCAGAGCAACAACAGGGAAAATGACAGTTGTGAG ctctccagcagcagaggagcccACAGTAAAGATTGATGATGGCCATGATGAGGATAATGGACCAGACAGCTGTTCCAA TGCACTTAGGAGAAAAATTTCCCCATTTGTGATGTCGTTTGGATTCAG AGTATTTGGTGTTGTGCTTATCATTGTGGACATTATAGTTGTAATTCTGGATCTGGCTATTGGTGAGAAGGGTGTTAGAGAGATTCTTGAAGGTGTTTCCCTGGCGATAGCACTCTTCTTCCTCATCGATGTTCTCCTGAGAGTGTTTGTTGAAGG CTTCAGGAACTATTTCCGGTCCAAACTGAATATTTTGGATGCATTCATAGTGGTGGGCACTCTGTTAATCAACATGACATACTCCTTCTCGAGTCTTGCTGCAGCAGATCAGATACCAAG AATGGTCGCTCTCTTCCGAGTTCTGAGGATTGTCATCTTGATAAGAATATTTCGCTTGGCTTCACAAAAGAAGCAACTTGAAGTGGTGACCAGGAGAATG gtctctgaaaacaaaaggcGTTATATGAAAGATGGCTTTGATCTGGATCTCACTTATGTTACTG ATCGCATTATTGCAATGTCGTTTCCATCTTCTGGGAAGCAGTCTTtctataggaaccctatagag GAAGTCGCAAGATTTTTGGACACCAAACATGCAGACCACTATAAAGTCTACAATCTCTGCA gtgAAAAAGGCTATGATCCCAAGTACTTCCACTACAGGGTAGAAAGGATCTTTATTGATGACCACAATGTCCCAGCGCTACA GGACATGCTGAAATTCACTGCCAGTGTCCGTGAATGGATGAGTCGAGATGAAAAGAACATCATAGCAATTCACTGTAAAGGAGGCAAAG GGAGGACTGGAACAATGGTTTGTACCTGGCTTATAGACAGTGACCAGTTTGAGAGTGCAAAG GAAAGTTTGGACTATTTTGGGGAGAGAAGAACTGATAGAAGCACAAGTACCAAGTTTCAGGGAGTTGAAACTCCATCCCAG AGTAGGTATGTTGGGTATTATGAGATCCTGAAAAACAAGTATAACTTGAAACTCCCACCAGAGAGACAACTCAAaataaaaaacctcaaaatCCACTCTATACATG GAGTTGGGAAAGGCAATGGAACTGACATGAAGGTGCAGGTGATAGTGAGGAAGCAAGTTGTACTAGAATGTGTGTGTGCCAGTCAAGGAAACTGCAAG CTCTTCTTTGATGCTGAAAGTGACTCTGTAGTCATTGGCTTGGAGGACAGCCCTGTCATAAGTGGTGATGTGAAAGTCAGATTTGAATCGCGTTCG GATCTCCCAAAAGGCTATGATGACTGCCCATTCTTCTTCTGGTTCAACACTTCCTTTATTGAAAATAACAG ACTCTACCTTCCCAGGAATGAGCTGGATAACCCTCACAAGTCTAAAACATGGAAAGTCTATACTGAGACATTTGCTGTGGAGGTCAACTTTATTGAAccgtaa
- the LOC136013853 gene encoding phosphatidylinositol 3,4,5-trisphosphate 3-phosphatase TPTE2-like isoform X1 produces the protein MAPSETSRATTGKMTVVRYEQGAELTEASGSPAAEEPTVKIDDGHDEDNGPDSCSNALRRKISPFVMSFGFRVFGVVLIIVDIIVVILDLAIGEKGVREILEGVSLAIALFFLIDVLLRVFVEGFRNYFRSKLNILDAFIVVGTLLINMTYSFSSLAAADQIPRMVALFRVLRIVILIRIFRLASQKKQLEVVTRRMVSENKRRYMKDGFDLDLTYVTDRIIAMSFPSSGKQSFYRNPIEEVARFLDTKHADHYKVYNLCSEKGYDPKYFHYRVERIFIDDHNVPALQDMLKFTASVREWMSRDEKNIIAIHCKGGKGRTGTMVCTWLIDSDQFESAKESLDYFGERRTDRSTSTKFQGVETPSQSRYVGYYEILKNKYNLKLPPERQLKIKNLKIHSIHGVGKGNGTDMKVQVIVRKQVVLECVCASQGNCKLFFDAESDSVVIGLEDSPVISGDVKVRFESRSDLPKGYDDCPFFFWFNTSFIENNRLYLPRNELDNPHKSKTWKVYTETFAVEVNFIEP, from the exons ATGGCTCCTAGTGAG ACCAGCAGAGCAACAACAGGGAAAATGACAGTTGTGAGGTATGAACAAGGGGCAGAGCTGACAGAAGCATCCGG ctctccagcagcagaggagcccACAGTAAAGATTGATGATGGCCATGATGAGGATAATGGACCAGACAGCTGTTCCAA TGCACTTAGGAGAAAAATTTCCCCATTTGTGATGTCGTTTGGATTCAG AGTATTTGGTGTTGTGCTTATCATTGTGGACATTATAGTTGTAATTCTGGATCTGGCTATTGGTGAGAAGGGTGTTAGAGAGATTCTTGAAGGTGTTTCCCTGGCGATAGCACTCTTCTTCCTCATCGATGTTCTCCTGAGAGTGTTTGTTGAAGG CTTCAGGAACTATTTCCGGTCCAAACTGAATATTTTGGATGCATTCATAGTGGTGGGCACTCTGTTAATCAACATGACATACTCCTTCTCGAGTCTTGCTGCAGCAGATCAGATACCAAG AATGGTCGCTCTCTTCCGAGTTCTGAGGATTGTCATCTTGATAAGAATATTTCGCTTGGCTTCACAAAAGAAGCAACTTGAAGTGGTGACCAGGAGAATG gtctctgaaaacaaaaggcGTTATATGAAAGATGGCTTTGATCTGGATCTCACTTATGTTACTG ATCGCATTATTGCAATGTCGTTTCCATCTTCTGGGAAGCAGTCTTtctataggaaccctatagag GAAGTCGCAAGATTTTTGGACACCAAACATGCAGACCACTATAAAGTCTACAATCTCTGCA gtgAAAAAGGCTATGATCCCAAGTACTTCCACTACAGGGTAGAAAGGATCTTTATTGATGACCACAATGTCCCAGCGCTACA GGACATGCTGAAATTCACTGCCAGTGTCCGTGAATGGATGAGTCGAGATGAAAAGAACATCATAGCAATTCACTGTAAAGGAGGCAAAG GGAGGACTGGAACAATGGTTTGTACCTGGCTTATAGACAGTGACCAGTTTGAGAGTGCAAAG GAAAGTTTGGACTATTTTGGGGAGAGAAGAACTGATAGAAGCACAAGTACCAAGTTTCAGGGAGTTGAAACTCCATCCCAG AGTAGGTATGTTGGGTATTATGAGATCCTGAAAAACAAGTATAACTTGAAACTCCCACCAGAGAGACAACTCAAaataaaaaacctcaaaatCCACTCTATACATG GAGTTGGGAAAGGCAATGGAACTGACATGAAGGTGCAGGTGATAGTGAGGAAGCAAGTTGTACTAGAATGTGTGTGTGCCAGTCAAGGAAACTGCAAG CTCTTCTTTGATGCTGAAAGTGACTCTGTAGTCATTGGCTTGGAGGACAGCCCTGTCATAAGTGGTGATGTGAAAGTCAGATTTGAATCGCGTTCG GATCTCCCAAAAGGCTATGATGACTGCCCATTCTTCTTCTGGTTCAACACTTCCTTTATTGAAAATAACAG ACTCTACCTTCCCAGGAATGAGCTGGATAACCCTCACAAGTCTAAAACATGGAAAGTCTATACTGAGACATTTGCTGTGGAGGTCAACTTTATTGAAccgtaa
- the LOC136013853 gene encoding phosphatidylinositol 3,4,5-trisphosphate 3-phosphatase TPTE2-like isoform X3 — MTVVRYEQGAELTEASGSPAAEEPTVKIDDGHDEDNGPDSCSNALRRKISPFVMSFGFRVFGVVLIIVDIIVVILDLAIGEKGVREILEGVSLAIALFFLIDVLLRVFVEGFRNYFRSKLNILDAFIVVGTLLINMTYSFSSLAAADQIPRMVALFRVLRIVILIRIFRLASQKKQLEVVTRRMVSENKRRYMKDGFDLDLTYVTDRIIAMSFPSSGKQSFYRNPIEEVARFLDTKHADHYKVYNLCSEKGYDPKYFHYRVERIFIDDHNVPALQDMLKFTASVREWMSRDEKNIIAIHCKGGKGRTGTMVCTWLIDSDQFESAKESLDYFGERRTDRSTSTKFQGVETPSQSRYVGYYEILKNKYNLKLPPERQLKIKNLKIHSIHGVGKGNGTDMKVQVIVRKQVVLECVCASQGNCKLFFDAESDSVVIGLEDSPVISGDVKVRFESRSDLPKGYDDCPFFFWFNTSFIENNRLYLPRNELDNPHKSKTWKVYTETFAVEVNFIEP, encoded by the exons ATGACAGTTGTGAGGTATGAACAAGGGGCAGAGCTGACAGAAGCATCCGG ctctccagcagcagaggagcccACAGTAAAGATTGATGATGGCCATGATGAGGATAATGGACCAGACAGCTGTTCCAA TGCACTTAGGAGAAAAATTTCCCCATTTGTGATGTCGTTTGGATTCAG AGTATTTGGTGTTGTGCTTATCATTGTGGACATTATAGTTGTAATTCTGGATCTGGCTATTGGTGAGAAGGGTGTTAGAGAGATTCTTGAAGGTGTTTCCCTGGCGATAGCACTCTTCTTCCTCATCGATGTTCTCCTGAGAGTGTTTGTTGAAGG CTTCAGGAACTATTTCCGGTCCAAACTGAATATTTTGGATGCATTCATAGTGGTGGGCACTCTGTTAATCAACATGACATACTCCTTCTCGAGTCTTGCTGCAGCAGATCAGATACCAAG AATGGTCGCTCTCTTCCGAGTTCTGAGGATTGTCATCTTGATAAGAATATTTCGCTTGGCTTCACAAAAGAAGCAACTTGAAGTGGTGACCAGGAGAATG gtctctgaaaacaaaaggcGTTATATGAAAGATGGCTTTGATCTGGATCTCACTTATGTTACTG ATCGCATTATTGCAATGTCGTTTCCATCTTCTGGGAAGCAGTCTTtctataggaaccctatagag GAAGTCGCAAGATTTTTGGACACCAAACATGCAGACCACTATAAAGTCTACAATCTCTGCA gtgAAAAAGGCTATGATCCCAAGTACTTCCACTACAGGGTAGAAAGGATCTTTATTGATGACCACAATGTCCCAGCGCTACA GGACATGCTGAAATTCACTGCCAGTGTCCGTGAATGGATGAGTCGAGATGAAAAGAACATCATAGCAATTCACTGTAAAGGAGGCAAAG GGAGGACTGGAACAATGGTTTGTACCTGGCTTATAGACAGTGACCAGTTTGAGAGTGCAAAG GAAAGTTTGGACTATTTTGGGGAGAGAAGAACTGATAGAAGCACAAGTACCAAGTTTCAGGGAGTTGAAACTCCATCCCAG AGTAGGTATGTTGGGTATTATGAGATCCTGAAAAACAAGTATAACTTGAAACTCCCACCAGAGAGACAACTCAAaataaaaaacctcaaaatCCACTCTATACATG GAGTTGGGAAAGGCAATGGAACTGACATGAAGGTGCAGGTGATAGTGAGGAAGCAAGTTGTACTAGAATGTGTGTGTGCCAGTCAAGGAAACTGCAAG CTCTTCTTTGATGCTGAAAGTGACTCTGTAGTCATTGGCTTGGAGGACAGCCCTGTCATAAGTGGTGATGTGAAAGTCAGATTTGAATCGCGTTCG GATCTCCCAAAAGGCTATGATGACTGCCCATTCTTCTTCTGGTTCAACACTTCCTTTATTGAAAATAACAG ACTCTACCTTCCCAGGAATGAGCTGGATAACCCTCACAAGTCTAAAACATGGAAAGTCTATACTGAGACATTTGCTGTGGAGGTCAACTTTATTGAAccgtaa
- the LOC136013853 gene encoding phosphatidylinositol 3,4,5-trisphosphate 3-phosphatase TPTE2-like isoform X4: MTVVSSPAAEEPTVKIDDGHDEDNGPDSCSNALRRKISPFVMSFGFRVFGVVLIIVDIIVVILDLAIGEKGVREILEGVSLAIALFFLIDVLLRVFVEGFRNYFRSKLNILDAFIVVGTLLINMTYSFSSLAAADQIPRMVALFRVLRIVILIRIFRLASQKKQLEVVTRRMVSENKRRYMKDGFDLDLTYVTDRIIAMSFPSSGKQSFYRNPIEEVARFLDTKHADHYKVYNLCSEKGYDPKYFHYRVERIFIDDHNVPALQDMLKFTASVREWMSRDEKNIIAIHCKGGKGRTGTMVCTWLIDSDQFESAKESLDYFGERRTDRSTSTKFQGVETPSQSRYVGYYEILKNKYNLKLPPERQLKIKNLKIHSIHGVGKGNGTDMKVQVIVRKQVVLECVCASQGNCKLFFDAESDSVVIGLEDSPVISGDVKVRFESRSDLPKGYDDCPFFFWFNTSFIENNRLYLPRNELDNPHKSKTWKVYTETFAVEVNFIEP; encoded by the exons ATGACAGTTGTGAG ctctccagcagcagaggagcccACAGTAAAGATTGATGATGGCCATGATGAGGATAATGGACCAGACAGCTGTTCCAA TGCACTTAGGAGAAAAATTTCCCCATTTGTGATGTCGTTTGGATTCAG AGTATTTGGTGTTGTGCTTATCATTGTGGACATTATAGTTGTAATTCTGGATCTGGCTATTGGTGAGAAGGGTGTTAGAGAGATTCTTGAAGGTGTTTCCCTGGCGATAGCACTCTTCTTCCTCATCGATGTTCTCCTGAGAGTGTTTGTTGAAGG CTTCAGGAACTATTTCCGGTCCAAACTGAATATTTTGGATGCATTCATAGTGGTGGGCACTCTGTTAATCAACATGACATACTCCTTCTCGAGTCTTGCTGCAGCAGATCAGATACCAAG AATGGTCGCTCTCTTCCGAGTTCTGAGGATTGTCATCTTGATAAGAATATTTCGCTTGGCTTCACAAAAGAAGCAACTTGAAGTGGTGACCAGGAGAATG gtctctgaaaacaaaaggcGTTATATGAAAGATGGCTTTGATCTGGATCTCACTTATGTTACTG ATCGCATTATTGCAATGTCGTTTCCATCTTCTGGGAAGCAGTCTTtctataggaaccctatagag GAAGTCGCAAGATTTTTGGACACCAAACATGCAGACCACTATAAAGTCTACAATCTCTGCA gtgAAAAAGGCTATGATCCCAAGTACTTCCACTACAGGGTAGAAAGGATCTTTATTGATGACCACAATGTCCCAGCGCTACA GGACATGCTGAAATTCACTGCCAGTGTCCGTGAATGGATGAGTCGAGATGAAAAGAACATCATAGCAATTCACTGTAAAGGAGGCAAAG GGAGGACTGGAACAATGGTTTGTACCTGGCTTATAGACAGTGACCAGTTTGAGAGTGCAAAG GAAAGTTTGGACTATTTTGGGGAGAGAAGAACTGATAGAAGCACAAGTACCAAGTTTCAGGGAGTTGAAACTCCATCCCAG AGTAGGTATGTTGGGTATTATGAGATCCTGAAAAACAAGTATAACTTGAAACTCCCACCAGAGAGACAACTCAAaataaaaaacctcaaaatCCACTCTATACATG GAGTTGGGAAAGGCAATGGAACTGACATGAAGGTGCAGGTGATAGTGAGGAAGCAAGTTGTACTAGAATGTGTGTGTGCCAGTCAAGGAAACTGCAAG CTCTTCTTTGATGCTGAAAGTGACTCTGTAGTCATTGGCTTGGAGGACAGCCCTGTCATAAGTGGTGATGTGAAAGTCAGATTTGAATCGCGTTCG GATCTCCCAAAAGGCTATGATGACTGCCCATTCTTCTTCTGGTTCAACACTTCCTTTATTGAAAATAACAG ACTCTACCTTCCCAGGAATGAGCTGGATAACCCTCACAAGTCTAAAACATGGAAAGTCTATACTGAGACATTTGCTGTGGAGGTCAACTTTATTGAAccgtaa